Proteins from a single region of Gossypium arboreum isolate Shixiya-1 chromosome 1, ASM2569848v2, whole genome shotgun sequence:
- the LOC108482587 gene encoding auxin-induced protein X10A gives MKKIGGFKLRRKLVTVFKWIFRPRKSNCFNSFLTRPIRTRNPFSRLCSFLRRGRIKGISNSDPGYIQLGEQEVKRVEVPKGHLAVYVGESESDTRRVVVPVIYFNHPLFGELLKEAERVYGFNQSGGITLPCGISEFEKVKMRIDDWDHCRRKQYRRYLL, from the coding sequence ATGAAGAAAATTGGAGGGTTCAAGCTTAGACGCAAGCTGGTAACAGTTTTCAAATGGATATTCCGACCCAGAAAAAGCAACTGCTTCAATAGTTTCTTAACACGTCCGATCCGAACTCGTAACCCATTTTCCAGACTTTGTTCTTTCCTTCGACGAGGTAGAATCAAGGGGATATCAAATTCGGATCCTGGATATATCCAATTGGGTGAGCAAGAAGTGAAGCGGGTTGAGGTACCCAAGGGACATCTTGCTGTGTACGTGGGCGAATCAGAGAGTGACACGAGGAGAGTGGTGGTGCCTGTGATTTATTTTAATCACCCACTGTTTGGGGAGTTGTTGAAGGAAGCGGAGCGGGTTTACGGTTTTAATCAATCGGGTGGGATTACGTTGCCTTGTGGGATTTCGGAGTTTGAGAAAGTGAAGATGAGAATTGACGATTGGGATCATTGCCGACGAAAACAATATCGTCGCTATTTGTTATGA